tttcttataagtaCATAACAATACATAGGTATATTGATGTTCAGAGAATTGCATAGCCGTGGTCACATGCCACTTTGCCATAAAGGGTTACTTACCTACTTGAGATGTATATATTCCATTCCCCGAGATTTTCcacgtttttattataatgagaaCAGGTACATAATCTAATGGAGGGGCTAACACCACTCCACATAGTCAGAGACAGGTCAGGCGTAGGAGTTATATGCTTTTAGAGATATGAAAAGGAGTATTTACGGAAATGAAGACTTGCCAACTGCTATAGTGAATTTCTAGTcataaaaatccaataacttataagctatatatttataatgtagatTATTATAGATCTGTGATCTCTCTCACTTAGTTTTACACAGTttgtattatacttaaaaaagttCATATCCTAAGCATAGATTCAATCCTTAAATATAACCATGTCTTGACAGTGGGTTAAGTTCTACGTTTGTTAATCTTATCTCCAGCTTTCGAATTCCGCACAACGTGACCTATGTAATTAACGTAtcgatatagatatattttaatcatttttttaattacataaatgtatacGACATGTAATCAATATTTGCTATATTATTAACAACGAGGCGTATTTCTCTGAGCAAAGCAATGTACAAAACATCGGTACGTCGATAAAAACTCTGTTTGGTAAAATTCTTAATCAAAATAGAGTTATTGTATTGTACGACTGTGGAatcttacaatttaaaatattatcagttattttgtatttaattaataatgacacAACACATCTAtgcaaaaaaaaaccattttgaTCGAATGCTCCATTGCCGTGCAAAAGAAGCACAAACCAACAAAATAACTCATgccatttacaatttaattctatttgcaGATAAAAGGTTCTGTGACATAGATATGGCATTTTTAGCATTGAAATGGGCTCCAATTAATAGCATCGAAGCGCTTTTATTTGCTGAAATATTTGCCCGTTTTCATCGTGAGTACACACCACACAGTATACCGGAATGGACAATAGCTTATTTTAAAGTGACCCGATTTGAAATTTTACGACGAtagccattttttttatataaaataaaataatgcatcTAAGCGTGTGTACGAAatcaaattttacataaatcttcctgataaaaaatatttaagtacctACGCTTCAaatgttataagtttataagaattaatattatctaaaattaaaaagatatacagtataaaaattgctttatttttaaaagtaaataaaagtttagtGACAGATAATCTAATAAGTATACTACAGATCTAAAATTAGTTTGTAAGGTTCTTCGAGATATTCTTTTAATTGGCTTGAAAACTTAGCTATAGTAGCTCCATCAATGACTCTATGGTCTGCTGACCAACTCACTGATATAATGTGAGCTTTCGTCACATTTCCTTCAGAGTCAAACCTCGGTAGTACctgaattataaagaaaataatttagttattatatattttaggttctggattttttattttttattttaatgttacaaaagaGTTCgatcattgttattttttttaaactccttttgtatttttcttaatttgttaGTTATTCAAAGTTGGCaaacaaagtatttattacTGCCAAAAGTCAAGAATGTTGTAGTTTTCATTTACCTGTATTTTTCCTAAAGCGCCAATTGATACTTGAGGTGAAAATATAATTGGTTTTGCGTATGTTCCTCCGATCTagaagaattataataaatgagttGTGATAAAAAGAATGCCTTAATAAattaacgaatataaaataacaacttaCTGTGCCTATATTAGAAATTGTGAAAGTTCCATCTTTGAGGTCGTTTAATCCTAGTTGGCCCTTTGAGCCTTTCTCTTGCAACAAATTCATTTCTACAGCAATTTCTATGATACTCTTATTTTGTACATTCTGTAATTACAATAATCAAAaagtagtttattaaattatctttataagtaaagacatattattaagttcaaaaaaattaccttaattacaggcacaactAAACCGTTAGGTGTGTCCATAGCAAAACCAATATTATGACTAGCTTTATAGGTGAGATTTTCACAAGCGCTGTCGAGGCTACTGTTTAATATTGGATAACGCGAGAGACCCAAAGATACGCCTTTAAGTATTATAGGCATATAAGACAATTTAACATCTCGTTTTTGAGCGAGTTTCTTCAGACTATCTCTTGCTTGTACTAACTTTGTTACATCATATTCGTCACTCAATACTAAATGTGGAATATTCTGAAATAATTGTGTAAACATCAAAATAtgcatcaataatattattaaatataaaaatgacaattacaTACCAAAGATTCTTTCATAGATTTCACCATAGCTTTTGTAAATCCAGTAACAGGCACTATTTTATCTTCTACTACAATTTCAGTTCTTGCTTTGACTCCAGTTACAGGTATAGAAATCGCTTGTTCTGATGAATCGCTACTTGGTACGTCATTAGATTTATCTGCGCTGATATTTAGATGAGACAAAAGATCTTCTTTGAGTAGTCTTCCATTTCTTCCAGTAGCAGTCACAGTACTAAGATCGACCTTGAAATAGTAaactaataagtatatataaagtttgataaaaaatatggacATGTAtggttagaaaatattttaaaattaaagctttatgttttaaaattgtagCTGTTTTTTTGCTTATACTTACTTTAAACTGTGCCGCTATCCTTCTTACGGCTGGagtcgttaatatttttactttttgaatattcatattttctGTCTTCGTATCTATCGATGGTTTGACCATACTACTTTCTGGCGTTGCGTctgtaaaaaaatgataaagcagatatatagttaatatatcataattttataacgatataagttattattgtaaaaaaaatattagattaaatatttaagtaatgtctcttttataaaattcattttaaatgattttatgtttaccTTCTTCTCCAGAGTTTTCTAATTCAATGTCGACTAAAGGTTGTCCAACTAATGCAGTTTGGTCAACTTCATGGTATAGTTTTGTGACGATTCCGTCGTATCTACTGGTTATAGTGACTGCTGCTTTATCACTTTGAACTTCGCAAATGTTGTCAAATTGTTGTACTTTATCTCCTACTTTGACAAACCTGAAatcaaattcattaaaatattagtaccgttttcacaattaaaatttatcattcaTTATAAAGAAAAGGgagaaacttaattataaaataaagtaaacggCTTCGTGATATaggtttaaaatacattacacatTACAAATGTTTACACATTCTTGAAAATGAActggttgaaaataaaataattacttctaACTTTTcgcttttttaaatagaaaaacattcaccaatcttttttttttaatgtgtgcaataaatttattttgaaattaaaaaacttaccaTTCTTTTATTACAACTTCACGTATTCCTTCTCCGATATCAGATAGTTTAAATGAGACTGTTTTATTAACAATGCTTGTCGTGTGTATCCATTTTGGTTTCAATCGTTTTTCTtccttagtaatattttttttattaatgtaattccATGATGAGAACGACCtctaaaaataacatatcatactTTTAATCACAATCAGTTTAAGCGGTGTTGCGTAGTTTAGTATGTAGCACGATGATATGTGCCCT
The window above is part of the Vanessa tameamea isolate UH-Manoa-2023 chromosome 6, ilVanTame1 primary haplotype, whole genome shotgun sequence genome. Proteins encoded here:
- the LOC113393440 gene encoding lipoamide acyltransferase component of branched-chain alpha-keto acid dehydrogenase complex, mitochondrial; the protein is MAFATRKWLVNCRNLNKYNKLLSVTQSRSFSSWNYINKKNITKEEKRLKPKWIHTTSIVNKTVSFKLSDIGEGIREVVIKEWFVKVGDKVQQFDNICEVQSDKAAVTITSRYDGIVTKLYHEVDQTALVGQPLVDIELENSGEEDATPESSMVKPSIDTKTENMNIQKVKILTTPAVRRIAAQFKVDLSTVTATGRNGRLLKEDLLSHLNISADKSNDVPSSDSSEQAISIPVTGVKARTEIVVEDKIVPVTGFTKAMVKSMKESLNIPHLVLSDEYDVTKLVQARDSLKKLAQKRDVKLSYMPIILKGVSLGLSRYPILNSSLDSACENLTYKASHNIGFAMDTPNGLVVPVIKNVQNKSIIEIAVEMNLLQEKGSKGQLGLNDLKDGTFTISNIGTIGGTYAKPIIFSPQVSIGALGKIQVLPRFDSEGNVTKAHIISVSWSADHRVIDGATIAKFSSQLKEYLEEPYKLILDL